The Acidaminococcus fermentans DSM 20731 sequence CCGGCCATAACCGCTTTAAAGGGATTGTCAGAAATCATGGCGGCAATCATGGTCAGCGCAAAGAGACAGATGGAAAAAGTTTCAATGGGACCGAACTTCAAGGCAGCTTTTGCCAGAGGCGGTGCAATGAAGAACAGGGCAATCATGGAAAGAATGGTCCCCAGGAAGGAATAGAAGATACCGATGCCCAGAGCCCTTCCTCCTTCTCCCCGTTCCGCCATGGGTGCACCATCAAAAGTGGTTGCTACGGAAGAGGGTGTACCGGGAATTTTCAGCAGAATGGCAGAAATCAGACCGCCGGAAGTGCCTCCCACATACAGCGCAATCAGCATGGAAATCCCGTTAAGTGGAGACATCCCAAAGGTAATGGGCAGACACAGGGCCACTGCCATGGTGGAAGTAAGCCCGGGAATGGAGCCAAAGATGATACCCACAACAACCCCCACCAGGATAATCAGCAGGGTTGTGGGATTCAGTACAGATAAAATGCCTTCAACAACCATAACATCCTCCTTAGAACAGGATCCCGGCCGGAAGGAGCAGGGAAAAGACTTCTTCAAAGACTTCATTGATCAAAAGGGGCACCACCAGGGCCAGGACGCCGATCATAATGTAGTGCTTCCGGTTCCGATTTTCCAACGGGATGAAAATCAGCATCTGGGCGGCCATGTACAGAATGGAAGAAAGCACAAATCCCAGAGTATCCAGCAGAGCAATATAAAGAAAAAGTGCAAGGGCTGTAAGGCCCAGGCATTTCAGATCAGCCGTGATGCCTTTCTGGTGATCATCCGGAGTGAATTTTTCCCACAGCAACAGGCAGAGACTGATAAAAATCCAGATTTTCGTACAGACTTTCGGCATAAAGTCTCCACCAATGCCAATGGAAGATCCCGGAGGGATGCTCTGAGACGCCACCGCCAGGGCAATGCCCACCAGCAGCAGGACCAGATCGATGATGTATTCCGCAAGTTTTCTTGTACCCATAATTTTTCCTTTCACAAATGGAGAAGCTGGCACCGATCTGCAGCGAGCCGGTACCAGCTTTGTTGCTCTTCATTCAGGAGACGGCTCCGTCAGTTGTTCTTGGCAACATCCGTAAACTTGACTCCCTGAAGGACTTTTTCATAGGCGCTGAACTTGGCCAGTCCATCGCTGCCCGGCAGGAAGGTGGGTTTCTGGAAGTACATGTTGTAAATCTTGCTCTGGTAATCCTTATCATTTTCAATGATGTCTTTGGCTGCCGCATTGAAAGAATCAATCAGAGCCTGATCCGTACCTTTGGGGAAGGCCACAAAGTAGTAGAAGGGCACATAGGCGTCAAAGCCCTGGTGTTTGATGGTCTTTACATTGATGTTCTTGTCCGGAACCACCAGATCATTTTCCCCATCCATAGCCAGAGGAACCATTTCCCCTTTGGCAATGTAATCCTTTACGCCGCCGTAAGGAGAGAAGATGACATCCACATGGCCCCCCAGAAGGGCGGTCAGACGGGATGCTGCAGCTCCTGCATCCACCATTTTCAGTTTAAATCCCTGATTGACCAGCTGGGATGCAATGACATAAGAGGTAGCCCCGGTCTGGACGGCAATCTTCAGTTCATCCGGATGTTGTTCCGTATAGGCTTTCAGTTCAGCCAACGAATTGATCCCCAGTTTCTTGTTCACCACAATGACATTCCCGGGGTTCAGACCTACTATGGATGCAAAGGAGAAATCATCGAATCCGAAATCGGAAGCCTTGCTGGCCTTGTTCACGGCAAATCCCGTGTGGTTGAACAGGAGGATGCTGCCGTCTTTCTTCCCATCCTTGACCTTCCGGGATCCGGTAGCGCCTCCATTACCCTTGATGTTGGAAACGACGATGTTGGTTCCCAGTTTCTTGCTCAGCTTCTGGGACAGCAGACGGGCGTTGAAATCCGTATCCCCGCCGGCCCCATAAGGGACCACCACTTCCACGTTTTTGGGCCATTTGGCCTTGGTATTGGCGGTCTTCCCCTTGTCTTTGGCTCCCCCACAGCCTGTAACAGCAACCAGAAGCGCCGCTGCCAGCCCTGCACACAAAATTTTTTTCAGCATTGTTCTCCCTCCTTGGATTTTTACGAAAATTAAATATTTTGCGAACAGCAAGCAGAATTTTAATTTCCTGAATTTTCCGTAACACCTTGTTACAATCATTATATTGCCCTATAATGTAGATGTACACTTAATAAATCAACAGAGAATCCTTAATTATTTTTCTATATGTCAGCAATAAGGAGTTGATTCCACTTATGGATACCAGACTCATCGAGCATATCCTTAAAATTGCAGAAGAAAAGAGCATCACCAAAGCGGCGGAAAAGCTGTATCTGACCCAGTCGGCGCTGAACCAGCAGCTGCTCCACCTGGAGCATGAACTGGGAACGCCGCTTTTCAAGCGGAGCAAGACCAACTGGGGGCCCACCCGGGCCGGGGAAATCTACCTGGAGGGAGCCCGGGAAATGCTCCGGGTGAAGCAGAATACCTACAGCCAGATCAGCGACCTGACCCATGGGTACACGGGAACCATCCGGGTGGGCATGACCCCGGTCCGGGGACCGGACATGTTCATCCATGTGTATCCGGCTTTCCATGAACAGTATCCCAATCTGGTGGTGGTTCCCTATGAACTGAACGTGTTCCAGATGCAGAAGCTGGTCACTGCCGGGGATCTGGACCTGGGGTTCATGACCCTGTTCGAAAGCCAGCGGGATGACAATGAATACCAGAATCTGTATGAAGAAGAGATCCTCATTGCGGTGCCGGAAGCCTGGAATCTGGAAGGGGCCGTAATGGAAGCCGGAAAAAGACGGCCCCGGCTGCCCCTCCTGGCCCTGAAGGACCGGCCCATGATCCTGCTCCGGAAGCAGACCACCATGCGTCCGGTGCTGGACCGGCTGTTCCGGGCCCGGCAGGTGGTGCCGCAGATCCTGTTCGACACCGCCAACCCTGCCACCATCCTGGAAATGGTCCGGGCCGGGATCTGCTGCGGCATCGTGGCGGAATCCACTGCCCAGGGCTTCGAACAGGGGATCCGGTACTATTCCTTTGAAAAGCCCCTCCGCTGGAACGTGGCAGTCAGCTACCCCAAAGGAGCCTTTTTGAACCAGGCGGAGAATTTGTTCATCCAGCAGGCCCGGGAGTACTGGATGCAAAAAGCCAAAGTGCAGAGTGCAGAGCAAAAGTGAAAAATAAAACGCAGAATGACCCAAAGGGCTGCTCCTGCGCAGGAGCAGCCCTTTGGGTCTGTTGGTTTCCAAGGATGTATGAGTTTGGTACACAGTTGGCGAAAGAAGATTACCGAAAGATACCCAGCACGTAGCCGGCCACCAGCCACATGATGTTCATGACCCACAAGGGCAAAGATTACATATCCGGGAGCCGGAACCACACTGAGGCCTACAATCAGCAGCACTGTAAGCAGCAGGTTGAACCAGAACAGTTTGGGCCGACGGAGTTCGGACTGGTCCTTCTTCTCCATATCTTCCATAATGACGCTTTCATCCACCTGCCGGAGCCCAACAGAGATCTTACCCCAAAATCCCTGTTTTATCTCAGCAATCCTGCCTCATACGCAATGAACAAAATGGTAAAGCCTGCCAGGTACAGGAATCCGAATACACCCAGCCAGAACAGGCCGCCCTTGACTTTGTTCGCTCCCGTCCGCACCAGGGAGAAGTTCAGCAGTGCAAAGAACGGAGTGGAAACAAAGGAGCAGATCATGGCGAAGTAGAGCATGGTGGCCACATCACTCATGAAGCCGGAAATGATGACAATCCCGATCAGGGCCGTAACCGTCATCCAGATGTTCAGGTTCCGGGTGGAGCTGTGATCCTTTTTCAGCAGCAGCCGGAGGGCCTCATCGTTGGCACGGGAGTAGCCGTCGATAACGGTAAGGGTGGTCCCGAACATGCACAGGAAAGCAATCAGGGCAATGAGCAGTTTGGACCAGGATCCGATGGCAAAGGCGTACATTTTGATCAGCTGGCCGATATAGGCAACACCGGCTGCCTCGACCTTTTCACCGCTGCCGTACTGGACCAGTGCCCCCAGGGCCATGAAGACCAGGGCAAGGATTGCCGTACCGATGTAGCCCACGTTGAAGTCGAAGATGCCATCCTTGAAACTGACCGGATTCAGGCGGCGTTTCGCAACCACCCACATGGAATTCAACGCGGAGATTTCAATGGGTGCCGGCATCCAGCCCATCAGGGCCACGATAAAGCCGAGAGATGTCAGCGTCCAGGGATTGGGTGCCACAAAATCCTGTGCCATGGGCATACCGCCTTTGAAGGCTGCGATAATTACGGCAGATACCGTAGAAACGGTCAGGGCAATCATGATCCCTTTGGAAAGCCCATCCAGGAAACGGTACTGTCCCAGGATCAGCATTCCCCAGGTAATGGCAATGACCATGGTGCTGGCCATGGGGATGCTCACGGCAAAGTTCACGCCCACCGCCATGAAGATGAATTTCAGGATTGCAGCACAAATAATGCTGACGGCGGCAGTGTTGACCATGGCGGCAAACACGTTCAGTATGAAGAATACCCCGAGATACAGATTGCCTTTTCTCTGATACCCTTGCAGCAGGGACTCATTGGTGGACAGGGTATAATGGACACCAAAACGGAAAAACGGATACTTGCAAAGGTTCGCAAGGATAATGATGATGGCCAGCTGCCACCCGTAAATGGCCCCTGCCTGGGTGGAAGCAACAATGTGGGATCCGCCCACAGCAGCCGATGCCATCAGGATACCCGGCCCCAGTGCCCGGAGTTTGGAATGCCAGCTGGAGACCTGACTGTTCTCTTCGGCATCTTCCATTGTTTTTTCAATGGTTAAAGACTCTTGCATGATAAAACCGCCCCTCATTCAATTCTGCACTCATAAAACAATGAGTGATGACGGCTATTCTACCATGGCATATCATAGAAATCAAGTATTTTATCGAAGAATTTTTATTCATCAACTTGTCAACTTTGTTTTTATTCAAATGCAATTATTGGAAAATGATACATTTGTTATCTCTTCATTTGTGGTATCTGTCTTTTCAGAACGGACAAACAGAGTATGCAATCCAATCCGGTCTTCTTCCCGGCCCCCCTTTTGATCTCGGGCAACGTCTGTTGTGCAAAGGTTGTATAGAGGTTGGATAAGAAGCCGTTAGAGACACATAGCCATATACAAGGGAAGGAATCCGATTCCTTCTTTCATCTGCAGATCCCGGGTATAGAGGATGTACCGTTCTTCCATTTTCAATTGGTACTTTTTCACCAGATAGTCAAAGGATTTATGGGTCTGGTAGCCTGAGGATTTCACTTCCAGGGGGCAGAGTTTCTTATTCCTCACAATCAGGAAATCAATCTCATAAGAATTCTCCCTTTGGCTGCCTTCAGGACAGTAGCGGTATTCATGGAAATACAGGCCATGCCCGGCCGCCCGCAGCATCTGGGCCACCATGTTTTCCATAACCATTCCCTCATTGATTCCCAAACGCCCGGTAATCAGCGCTTTGTACAAGGCATCTCCTGTTTCTGCATCACTGCGCATGATCTGGGTCACCAAAAGCCCCGTATCCCCCATATACAGTTTAAAATTGCTCCGGTCCGCAAACAGTTCCAGTGCTGGTTCCGGTTTGGTTACGTTGATGCATTCATTGCCGATCATAGAATCCGCTATAAAGGAAACGGCTTCTACATAGTTCCGATACCGTGCATTTTTTCCCAACAGGGACAGTTTGAAATGAGAATTCTTGTTTTCCAATTGTTCCGGAATCGTACGGAATACCACGGAAGCCTTGTCATGATTCTGCTGATCATATTTTGCCAGGTCTTCCTCATACAGGTCCAGGATATTGCGTTTGATGAAATCGATCTGGGCGAAATCCTTCCCTTCCACAAGGGCCTCCACTGCCTGGGGCATTCCCCCCACGGCCATGTAGGTGCGGAACTTTTTCATGATGACCCGATGGATTTTATCCCCCAACGGTTTTCTCCGGGCAAAGGCGTCCCTGATGGCTGGTCCCGTGATTTCGTCCTGGATGGCCCACAGATACTCTTCAAAATCCATGGGAAACATCCTGATCCGATATTCTTCGGAAGGGATCAGGATATTTTGTACATTCTTGCGGATGGAAATCAGAGAACCGGTTTCCAGATAATCATACCGGCCGTCCTTCACCAGATACTTGATGGCCTGTCTGGCTTCCGGGAAAAGCTGTACCTCGTCAAAAATAATGGCACAGCGTTTTCCCTTGAGGGATTTTCCTTTCAAAAGGAACAGAGTACGAAAAAAAGCATCCAAATCGTTCAGATTTTCCCGAAAATTTTCTCTGATGTCCTGATTTTCCAGAGCAAAATCCAAAATCAGATAGTCATCATACTCGTTTTTTGCAAATTCCTCAATGATGGTACTTTTTCCAATACGCCGTGCCCCTTCCAGCAGTACCGCCGTAGAACCGGCTGCCATTTTTTTCCAATACAGCAGTTTTTCATAGACCTTTCTCCGAAACAGCACGCTGAACCCTCCTTTAACATATCTTACACAAAATGAAAAGTGTTTATGGCTCTTTCAGCACGAAAATGATAAATCTTTTAGGTTATTATAGCACGAAAACAGTAAATGTTTTTGGCTATTTTTGCACGAAAACGATAAATCTTTTTAAAATTATCTCCTGTTTTTTTCGTGACTTTATAAGAAGGGGTGGCCGGGCATCCTGCGGGCGGCCGGGCCTGCCGCCCCTACACCCCCTACGAGTTCCCTCTACGGGACAGGGCTTTATTTTGCCAATAAAATAAATTTCGTACCAAAAATATTGTAATTTTAATATTTTTGGTACGAAATTTATTGATTATGTGATTTATTTCCCTTGAAAAATATTTTTATTTTTCATCTTGTTTTATAAATAGCCCCTTCATTTCCCCATATGATCCCGGATTCCCCGGCTCTGCTGTTTTTCGGCAGCCTTTTTCCAGGTCTCCCGGTTCTTTTTGGTGGGAGCCGGTTCGGATTCCCCGAAAATAGCCCGTACCCAGTGCCCGTCAGTGGGATTGGGCATCAGGATGAATTTTTTCCCGAACAGATCCTTGTCCTTTTCCATCAGGTCATTCCGCTGGTCCACATCCTTCACATAATATACCCGCTGGAAATCATTCAGGCTGTCTCCCAGATACACGGCGATATTGTGGGTCTGGGCGATTTTCTTCTGTTCCTTTTCCTTGTTGGAGGTGTCGATGAGCACGGTGAGATGGTCTTTGTCCGCATAGGGGAACTGCAGATCCTGAAGGTTCTTCAGGGCATAGCCATAGGTGCCTTCTCCCTGGTCCCGGCTGGTGACGTAGAACACTTCCACCCCTTTGGATTTGCAATAGTTGAGAAAGTCCACTGCCCCAGGGGCTGTGGTCAGTTTATCCTGTTTGATAGGCTCATCCCACATGGGATCATCGAAAGCATCATGTTTGGTGGCAATCATGGACCCCCAGTAGTCCGGATGGAGGATCAGTGTATCATCCACGTCAGTGACCACGCACAGGGGTTTGTCCCCGGATTTTTGGGCGGCCAAA is a genomic window containing:
- a CDS encoding tripartite tricarboxylate transporter TctB family protein, which produces MGTRKLAEYIIDLVLLLVGIALAVASQSIPPGSSIGIGGDFMPKVCTKIWIFISLCLLLWEKFTPDDHQKGITADLKCLGLTALALFLYIALLDTLGFVLSSILYMAAQMLIFIPLENRNRKHYIMIGVLALVVPLLINEVFEEVFSLLLPAGILF
- a CDS encoding ATP-binding protein, encoding MLFRRKVYEKLLYWKKMAAGSTAVLLEGARRIGKSTIIEEFAKNEYDDYLILDFALENQDIRENFRENLNDLDAFFRTLFLLKGKSLKGKRCAIIFDEVQLFPEARQAIKYLVKDGRYDYLETGSLISIRKNVQNILIPSEEYRIRMFPMDFEEYLWAIQDEITGPAIRDAFARRKPLGDKIHRVIMKKFRTYMAVGGMPQAVEALVEGKDFAQIDFIKRNILDLYEEDLAKYDQQNHDKASVVFRTIPEQLENKNSHFKLSLLGKNARYRNYVEAVSFIADSMIGNECINVTKPEPALELFADRSNFKLYMGDTGLLVTQIMRSDAETGDALYKALITGRLGINEGMVMENMVAQMLRAAGHGLYFHEYRYCPEGSQRENSYEIDFLIVRNKKLCPLEVKSSGYQTHKSFDYLVKKYQLKMEERYILYTRDLQMKEGIGFLPLYMAMCL
- a CDS encoding LysR family transcriptional regulator, which translates into the protein MDTRLIEHILKIAEEKSITKAAEKLYLTQSALNQQLLHLEHELGTPLFKRSKTNWGPTRAGEIYLEGAREMLRVKQNTYSQISDLTHGYTGTIRVGMTPVRGPDMFIHVYPAFHEQYPNLVVVPYELNVFQMQKLVTAGDLDLGFMTLFESQRDDNEYQNLYEEEILIAVPEAWNLEGAVMEAGKRRPRLPLLALKDRPMILLRKQTTMRPVLDRLFRARQVVPQILFDTANPATILEMVRAGICCGIVAESTAQGFEQGIRYYSFEKPLRWNVAVSYPKGAFLNQAENLFIQQAREYWMQKAKVQSAEQK
- a CDS encoding NRAMP family divalent metal transporter, which produces MQESLTIEKTMEDAEENSQVSSWHSKLRALGPGILMASAAVGGSHIVASTQAGAIYGWQLAIIIILANLCKYPFFRFGVHYTLSTNESLLQGYQRKGNLYLGVFFILNVFAAMVNTAAVSIICAAILKFIFMAVGVNFAVSIPMASTMVIAITWGMLILGQYRFLDGLSKGIMIALTVSTVSAVIIAAFKGGMPMAQDFVAPNPWTLTSLGFIVALMGWMPAPIEISALNSMWVVAKRRLNPVSFKDGIFDFNVGYIGTAILALVFMALGALVQYGSGEKVEAAGVAYIGQLIKMYAFAIGSWSKLLIALIAFLCMFGTTLTVIDGYSRANDEALRLLLKKDHSSTRNLNIWMTVTALIGIVIISGFMSDVATMLYFAMICSFVSTPFFALLNFSLVRTGANKVKGGLFWLGVFGFLYLAGFTILFIAYEAGLLR
- a CDS encoding 5'-nucleotidase, lipoprotein e(P4) family, with translation MFVKYRRTLSRQFYQAFNIAQERVDQALAAQKSGDKPLCVVTDVDDTLILHPDYWGSMIATKHDAFDDPMWDEPIKQDKLTTAPGAVDFLNYCKSKGVEVFYVTSRDQGEGTYGYALKNLQDLQFPYADKDHLTVLIDTSNKEKEQKKIAQTHNIAVYLGDSLNDFQRVYYVKDVDQRNDLMEKDKDLFGKKFILMPNPTDGHWVRAIFGESEPAPTKKNRETWKKAAEKQQSRGIRDHMGK
- a CDS encoding tripartite tricarboxylate transporter substrate binding protein, which gives rise to MLKKILCAGLAAALLVAVTGCGGAKDKGKTANTKAKWPKNVEVVVPYGAGGDTDFNARLLSQKLSKKLGTNIVVSNIKGNGGATGSRKVKDGKKDGSILLFNHTGFAVNKASKASDFGFDDFSFASIVGLNPGNVIVVNKKLGINSLAELKAYTEQHPDELKIAVQTGATSYVIASQLVNQGFKLKMVDAGAAASRLTALLGGHVDVIFSPYGGVKDYIAKGEMVPLAMDGENDLVVPDKNINVKTIKHQGFDAYVPFYYFVAFPKGTDQALIDSFNAAAKDIIENDKDYQSKIYNMYFQKPTFLPGSDGLAKFSAYEKVLQGVKFTDVAKNN